In the genome of Montipora foliosa isolate CH-2021 chromosome 3, ASM3666993v2, whole genome shotgun sequence, one region contains:
- the LOC137994570 gene encoding acetyl-CoA acetyltransferase, mitochondrial-like: MWEINEAFSAVVLANIKLMELDPERVNIHGGAVSIGHPIGMSGARLIAHLTHNLAEGKLGLAGICNGGGGASAMVIKRL, from the exons ATGTGGGAAATAAACGAGGCTTTCAGTGCTGTAGTTTTGGCAAATATAAAG CTAATGGAATTGGATCCTGAGAGAGTAAATATCCACGGGGGCGCTGTGTCCATCGGCCATCCTATCGG GATGTCTGGCGCACGGCTTATTGCTCACTTAACGCACAACCTTGCCGAGGGAAAACTGGGACTGGCCGGCATCTGCAATGGCGGCGGAGGAGCGTCAGCTATGGTCATCAAGAGACTATGA